A single Candidatus Omnitrophota bacterium DNA region contains:
- a CDS encoding transglutaminase domain-containing protein has translation MWQNSRQAFLHAKGDCEDHAILLADWLIEAGYDARVALGYCDEGFHAWVVLLYEGKEFVLEATTRMRPSKWEYYPQVFRLSEYRPCYQFNREFFWVNNSSETNRYYTGGSWELVSKFVSERRG, from the coding sequence ATCTGGCAGAACTCCAGGCAAGCGTTCTTACACGCGAAAGGGGACTGTGAAGATCACGCTATCCTCTTGGCAGACTGGCTGATCGAGGCTGGCTACGATGCCCGTGTGGCGCTAGGGTATTGTGACGAAGGATTTCATGCATGGGTGGTACTTCTATATGAGGGCAAGGAGTTTGTCTTGGAAGCGACCACAAGGATGAGACCAAGTAAGTGGGAATATTACCCTCAGGTCTTCAGATTGTCGGAATACAGACCTTGTTACCAATTCAACCGGGAATTCTTTTGGGTGAATAACAGCAGTGAGACGAACCGCTACTATACCGGGGGCAGCTGGGAATTGGTGTCCAAGTTTGTGAGTGAGAGAAGGGGGTAG
- a CDS encoding BrnT family toxin — protein MKKTRFQWDPRKDLQNQKKHGVSFAEAQYAFADPNRVIAEDLEHSRREKRYYCFGEVDGGILTVRFTYRGGVIRIFGAGYWRKGKAIYDQEN, from the coding sequence ATGAAAAAGACTCGGTTTCAGTGGGACCCAAGGAAGGACCTTCAAAACCAAAAGAAGCACGGGGTTTCCTTTGCCGAGGCCCAGTATGCCTTTGCAGATCCTAATCGAGTCATAGCTGAGGACCTGGAGCATAGTAGACGAGAGAAGCGCTATTACTGTTTCGGTGAGGTTGACGGTGGCATTCTCACGGTCCGGTTCACGTACCGTGGTGGGGTCATCAGAATATTTGGAGCCGGCTATTGGCGGAAAGGAAAGGCAATCTATGATCAAGAAAACTAA
- the arsC gene encoding arsenate reductase (glutaredoxin) (This arsenate reductase requires both glutathione and glutaredoxin to convert arsenate to arsenite, after which the efflux transporter formed by ArsA and ArsB can extrude the arsenite from the cell, providing resistance.) translates to MTEVEILHNPRCSKSRQVLELLAQRGLEPKITEYLREPPSAAAIEGIAAKLGLKPSQFLRKGEYAKLGITQAETEAGIVRQMEEHPILIERPIVIRGNRAKLGRPPEAVLEIL, encoded by the coding sequence ATGACCGAGGTGGAAATATTACACAATCCCCGTTGTTCGAAAAGTCGTCAGGTGCTTGAGCTTCTTGCTCAAAGGGGATTAGAGCCGAAAATTACCGAGTATCTCAGGGAGCCGCCGTCCGCAGCGGCAATCGAAGGAATTGCTGCCAAACTAGGGCTAAAACCGTCTCAGTTTCTGCGCAAAGGCGAATATGCCAAACTCGGTATTACACAGGCAGAAACGGAAGCGGGTATTGTCCGGCAGATGGAAGAGCATCCTATATTGATTGAACGCCCCATTGTCATTAGGGGAAACAGAGCTAAGCTTGGCCGTCCGCCGGAAGCTGTCCTTGAGATTTTGTAA